One genomic window of Polyangium aurulentum includes the following:
- a CDS encoding DUF4007 family protein, producing the protein MRYSGHETFPCRHAWLPKAYRALSDNADALAEDEGAMVALGLGKNMVRSLRFWVQAMGVAEQHGRAFRVTPFADAVFGQGGYDPFLEDIRTLWLLHWKLSSHRHDPLFAWHFLLCRWQHPEVCRSEVLDAFLRESPTHSRVTLEQHLDIFLHSYLPSRGRTAASEEDGLDCPLVDLELLQPIGERRTGTSGRKEPIYAFRREPKPEITHGLFAYCLNEFWDTWHKEEQTLPFRRVAVAEGSVGQVFKLPEDDLRARLERLESVTKGRFTYRASAAQPLVTRNPTIKSSDLLKMAYNQERADV; encoded by the coding sequence ATGCGATACTCTGGCCACGAAACGTTCCCCTGTAGGCACGCCTGGCTGCCGAAGGCGTACCGCGCGCTCTCGGACAACGCCGACGCTCTGGCTGAAGACGAGGGGGCCATGGTTGCGCTAGGGCTCGGGAAGAACATGGTCCGGTCCCTGCGCTTTTGGGTCCAGGCGATGGGTGTCGCTGAGCAGCATGGCCGAGCGTTTAGGGTCACCCCCTTCGCCGACGCGGTATTCGGTCAAGGTGGCTACGACCCCTTCCTCGAGGACATCCGAACCCTGTGGTTGCTGCATTGGAAACTGAGCTCGCACCGTCATGACCCACTGTTCGCGTGGCACTTTCTGCTGTGCCGCTGGCAGCACCCTGAAGTCTGCCGCAGTGAAGTGCTCGACGCCTTCTTGCGTGAATCCCCGACCCATTCGCGCGTAACGCTCGAACAGCACCTCGATATCTTCCTCCATTCGTATTTACCGTCTAGGGGACGCACCGCCGCGTCCGAGGAAGACGGCCTAGACTGCCCGCTCGTGGACCTCGAGTTGCTACAACCGATTGGGGAACGTCGCACTGGCACCTCCGGGCGGAAGGAACCGATCTATGCGTTCCGGCGTGAGCCCAAGCCGGAGATCACGCACGGCCTCTTCGCGTACTGCTTGAACGAATTCTGGGACACGTGGCACAAGGAGGAGCAGACGCTCCCGTTCCGACGCGTGGCTGTGGCCGAAGGGAGCGTCGGTCAGGTGTTTAAGTTGCCGGAAGACGACCTCCGCGCGCGGCTTGAACGACTCGAGAGTGTGACAAAAGGCAGGTTCACGTACCGCGCGTCTGCGGCACAGCCGCTCGTGACGCGTAATCCCACAATCAAGAGCAGCGACCTCCTGAAGATGGCGTACAACCAGGAGCGCGCCGATGTCTGA
- the tnpB gene encoding IS66 family insertion sequence element accessory protein TnpB (TnpB, as the term is used for proteins encoded by IS66 family insertion elements, is considered an accessory protein, since TnpC, encoded by a neighboring gene, is a DDE family transposase.) — protein sequence MIGSTRQISVYAYRAPVDMRKSFDALSALVAQQLGRDVMSGDMFLFVNRTRKRARVLFWDGTGLCLFSKRLAKGNFAAPWARPGEGPLKLTQSELALLLEGSELVARMPLSPPPYSPTDRALSWG from the coding sequence ATGATCGGCTCGACGCGCCAGATAAGTGTCTACGCCTACCGGGCGCCGGTGGATATGCGCAAGTCCTTCGATGCGCTCAGCGCGCTCGTCGCGCAGCAGCTCGGTCGCGACGTCATGAGCGGCGACATGTTCCTCTTCGTCAACCGCACGCGTAAGCGCGCGCGGGTCCTGTTCTGGGACGGCACCGGCTTGTGCCTGTTTTCCAAGCGCCTGGCGAAGGGGAACTTCGCGGCACCGTGGGCGCGTCCGGGAGAGGGGCCGCTGAAGCTGACGCAGAGCGAGCTCGCACTCCTGCTCGAAGGCAGCGAGCTCGTCGCACGCATGCCGCTCTCTCCTCCGCCGTACTCGCCCACCGACCGCGCCCTATCCTGGGGCTGA
- the tnpC gene encoding IS66 family transposase, which produces MRLENETDPDILRKAALLLERENQRLVQKIFELTRELVALKGESAEQLKLRIAELERQLAVRNRMLFGEKSERREGDASSEPTPEPPKPPQKGHGPKPQPKLPLVEVVHEHDEADRMCPACGDALQAWEGQFEESEEIDVIERRFVLKKHKRQKYRCRCGGCIETAPGPVKLFAGARYSVGFAIEVASDKYNEHAPLERQVRKMAREGLVVDSQTLWDQIERLARLLWPGYVELARYILSRPVIGADETRWPLLGKKNNEPSRWYAWAIAANDAVVYQIHEGRSAEVARKVLGDYEGVVMCDGYAAYKSLLKEGCAVVLAHCWAHVRRQFVEAEQNFPEQSKTALGLIRELYAVEALCPKGPEGDELRKQLRQERSKPLVDKLQSFAMTTTVVPESGLDKAIKYMAGLWSGLVRFLDDPRIPLDNNHTERAERGVVLGRKNHYGSRSRRGTEVAALFYAFIESAKLNGLEPKAYLRMAVMAALRGERIPLPHEVAAQP; this is translated from the coding sequence GTGCGACTCGAGAACGAAACGGACCCCGACATCCTCCGCAAGGCGGCGCTTCTGCTCGAGCGCGAGAACCAGCGGCTCGTGCAGAAGATCTTCGAGCTGACGCGGGAGCTCGTCGCGCTCAAGGGCGAGAGCGCCGAGCAGCTCAAGCTGCGCATCGCCGAGCTCGAGCGGCAGCTCGCGGTGCGCAATCGCATGCTCTTCGGTGAGAAGTCCGAGCGGCGCGAGGGCGACGCGAGCAGCGAGCCCACTCCCGAGCCGCCCAAGCCGCCGCAGAAAGGGCACGGCCCGAAGCCACAGCCGAAGCTGCCGCTCGTCGAGGTCGTGCACGAGCACGACGAGGCTGACCGGATGTGCCCTGCGTGCGGCGATGCTTTGCAGGCGTGGGAGGGGCAATTCGAGGAGTCGGAGGAGATCGACGTCATCGAGCGGCGCTTCGTGCTCAAGAAGCACAAGCGGCAGAAGTATCGCTGCCGCTGCGGTGGCTGCATCGAGACCGCGCCGGGGCCAGTCAAGCTCTTCGCGGGCGCGCGCTACTCGGTCGGCTTCGCGATCGAGGTGGCCAGTGACAAGTACAACGAGCATGCGCCGCTCGAGCGCCAGGTGCGCAAGATGGCGCGCGAGGGGCTCGTCGTCGATTCGCAGACGCTCTGGGATCAGATCGAACGGCTCGCGCGGCTGCTCTGGCCCGGCTACGTCGAGCTCGCGCGCTACATCCTCAGCCGCCCGGTCATCGGCGCCGACGAGACGCGCTGGCCGCTTCTCGGCAAGAAGAACAACGAGCCTTCGCGCTGGTATGCGTGGGCGATCGCCGCGAACGACGCGGTCGTGTACCAGATCCACGAGGGCCGCTCGGCCGAGGTGGCGCGCAAGGTGCTCGGCGACTACGAGGGCGTCGTGATGTGCGACGGCTATGCCGCGTACAAGTCGCTCCTCAAGGAAGGCTGTGCGGTCGTGCTGGCGCACTGTTGGGCGCACGTGCGGCGCCAATTCGTCGAGGCCGAGCAAAACTTCCCCGAGCAGAGCAAGACCGCGCTCGGCCTCATCCGCGAGCTGTACGCGGTCGAGGCGCTTTGCCCGAAGGGGCCCGAGGGCGACGAGCTGCGCAAGCAACTGCGGCAGGAGCGCTCGAAGCCGCTCGTCGACAAGCTCCAGTCCTTCGCGATGACCACGACCGTGGTGCCCGAGAGCGGCCTGGACAAGGCGATCAAATACATGGCCGGCCTGTGGAGCGGGCTCGTGCGCTTCCTGGACGATCCGCGCATCCCGCTCGACAACAACCACACCGAGCGGGCCGAGCGTGGGGTCGTGCTCGGACGCAAGAATCACTACGGCTCACGCTCGCGGCGCGGAACCGAGGTGGCGGCGCTCTTCTACGCCTTCATCGAGAGCGCGAAGCTCAACGGGCTCGAGCCGAAGGCGTACCTGCGCATGGCCGTCATGGCTGCGCTCCGTGGCGAGCGGATCCCGCTGCCGCATGAGGTCGCGGCGCAGCCATAG
- the dgt gene encoding dGTP triphosphohydrolase, whose product MDWTKLMSRTRLTHNGTRLEGPIDDRTEYQRDWDRILFSTAFRRLHDKTQVFPLPEDDVVHSRLTHSLEVASIGRTLGTNVGEYICETHAPEGLVARDFGDVVAAACLAHDIGNPPFGHAGEDAIGSFFSDPRLENALSALTERQRDDLRKFEGNAQGFRIVTRLQLEDSGGLRLTAATLGAFMKYPREVGSDLEKLGGAASKKHGFLQSEAAIAERLATELGLCPYRSPSGGFGWQRHPLAYVVEAADDICNSTLDLEDGARLGHLLSADVDNRLSAIAARSTRYSKSQYHSEPRHRTSYLRTIAIGVLIQQCKDAFVAHEADIISGKPLPSLNTFIACRKDLQALYELAKEKCYQAPSVLELELAGYDALRGLLDKFVSAAISGTSIEAKTREARLLQFLTQRSLYRMEQGLYEQLLRIVDYVSGMTDRYALSLYRRLAGIELPGRIR is encoded by the coding sequence ATGGACTGGACGAAATTGATGAGTAGGACGAGGCTGACGCACAATGGCACTCGTCTGGAAGGCCCTATTGATGACCGCACTGAATACCAGCGAGACTGGGATCGCATCCTTTTCTCAACAGCCTTCCGCCGTTTACATGATAAGACACAGGTGTTCCCATTACCAGAGGACGACGTCGTCCATTCTCGGCTTACGCATAGCCTGGAAGTTGCGTCCATCGGGCGAACGCTCGGCACGAACGTGGGGGAGTATATTTGTGAAACGCATGCGCCCGAGGGACTAGTCGCAAGAGATTTCGGTGATGTTGTGGCCGCAGCATGCCTGGCTCACGACATTGGCAATCCTCCGTTCGGTCACGCTGGGGAGGATGCGATCGGTAGTTTTTTCTCAGACCCACGGCTCGAAAACGCACTTAGCGCTCTTACGGAGCGCCAAAGGGATGATTTGCGGAAATTCGAGGGGAATGCCCAAGGCTTTCGAATTGTTACCCGACTTCAACTTGAGGACTCTGGTGGTCTTCGTCTTACGGCCGCAACCCTTGGGGCATTCATGAAGTATCCCCGTGAGGTTGGCAGCGATCTTGAGAAGCTTGGGGGCGCCGCCTCAAAGAAGCACGGATTCCTTCAGAGCGAAGCTGCTATCGCAGAACGACTGGCAACAGAACTCGGGCTATGCCCTTATCGAAGCCCCTCCGGTGGATTTGGTTGGCAGCGTCATCCGCTTGCCTACGTCGTGGAAGCTGCGGACGATATCTGCAATTCCACTCTAGATCTTGAAGATGGCGCTCGCCTAGGGCACCTTTTGTCGGCCGATGTTGACAACCGGCTGAGTGCAATTGCAGCCAGGTCAACCCGATACTCCAAATCGCAATATCACTCGGAACCGCGTCACAGGACGTCATATCTTCGAACGATTGCCATCGGTGTTTTGATACAGCAATGCAAAGACGCGTTCGTTGCACACGAGGCTGACATCATCAGCGGCAAGCCGTTGCCGTCCCTGAATACGTTCATCGCTTGTCGAAAGGATCTCCAGGCGCTCTACGAATTAGCTAAGGAGAAGTGCTACCAAGCGCCCTCCGTTCTCGAGCTAGAACTGGCTGGGTACGACGCATTGAGAGGCCTCTTGGATAAGTTTGTATCTGCTGCCATATCTGGTACAAGCATTGAGGCCAAGACGCGCGAGGCCAGGTTGCTTCAATTTCTCACGCAAAGATCCCTATACAGGATGGAGCAAGGGCTATACGAACAGCTGCTCCGAATCGTCGATTATGTAAGCGGAATGACGGATCGCTACGCGTTGTCACTGTACCGGCGGCTTGCGGGCATTGAGTTGCCTGGACGGATTCGGTGA
- a CDS encoding RNA polymerase sigma factor, with amino-acid sequence MLSVEALYKAHADAVLAKLRRLGIEGPALEDLLQDVFVIALRRQAKIPKDNDSARRWLFDAARKLAANFHRLYRHKYEALDPDAIDAALAEPEDPEEHIALCNLVRTALRELSSKDVELLRRHAIDGESLPELATWLRITKSGAHVRLERAKERLRVQVARLEQGVELRGDRKPEVIEAPTSR; translated from the coding sequence ATGCTTTCGGTGGAGGCCCTGTACAAGGCGCACGCCGACGCGGTCCTCGCCAAGCTGCGCCGCCTGGGGATCGAGGGGCCCGCGCTCGAGGACTTGCTCCAGGACGTCTTCGTCATCGCCTTGCGAAGACAGGCGAAGATCCCGAAGGACAACGACAGCGCCAGACGCTGGCTCTTCGACGCCGCGAGGAAGCTCGCCGCGAACTTCCACCGCCTGTACCGGCACAAGTACGAGGCGCTCGATCCCGACGCGATCGACGCAGCGCTTGCCGAGCCCGAGGATCCCGAGGAGCACATCGCTCTCTGCAACCTCGTCCGGACTGCGCTGCGCGAGCTCTCCAGCAAAGATGTCGAGCTTCTCCGGCGTCACGCGATCGACGGCGAGTCCCTGCCGGAGCTTGCCACATGGCTCCGCATCACGAAGAGCGGCGCCCACGTACGCCTCGAGCGGGCCAAAGAGCGGTTGCGGGTCCAGGTCGCTCGGCTTGAACAGGGCGTCGAGTTACGCGGCGACAGGAAGCCGGAGGTCATCGAGGCACCGACGAGCAGGTGA
- a CDS encoding helix-turn-helix domain-containing protein, whose product MPRRATPDPLAIKLGARIRDLRLEKNMSLDQLSAASGVTKGHLSSVEHGRTVINVGTADKIARGLGMKLNTLFRFPSESPRRTRDAHRG is encoded by the coding sequence ATGCCTCGCCGCGCAACTCCAGATCCCCTGGCAATCAAGCTCGGCGCCCGCATCAGGGACCTACGCCTCGAGAAGAACATGTCGCTCGACCAGCTCTCCGCCGCGAGCGGCGTGACGAAGGGGCACCTCTCGAGCGTCGAGCACGGCCGCACGGTGATCAACGTGGGCACCGCGGACAAGATCGCGCGGGGCCTCGGGATGAAGCTCAATACGCTCTTCCGGTTCCCCAGCGAGAGCCCCCGTCGCACACGCGACGCCCATCGTGGGTAG
- a CDS encoding sigma-70 family RNA polymerase sigma factor, whose product MRLLLPFLHHASDAFLRFYATHLLTVLGILARMGVRQADVDDLAQLVFVKVYKNFDKVPSAGVEDWLEMICEQQAAEHYRLYRHRFETPEADVGVDVPSDENPHERFEHHELDQVVKRVLQTMDAKLVDVLVRAEFNGESLPKIAAALGVSRNTAQARLVEAKDVFRRRVKKLFGRDFTPFMLLPFGLDTVFRPEDLTPDFIERARHEVWRHVARELGFDEEPPPALAPAPSPPSEPPASGERLIQAVGPSGSGPAVRATAKAVLERIIKHPLFLVGVGALGGGGAVALWPRDESPAARHAVPMVLSVVVDESGRGESSSHGALPPAPGPSPTVVVVAPPRAAPAPVPVNDPETTNLEQAREMLSRGEFAEALATLRQHERDYRGSHHAAVRNKYIAAALEGLRQNDQKSGTSP is encoded by the coding sequence GTGCGCCTCCTCCTCCCGTTCCTGCATCACGCCAGCGACGCCTTTCTCCGCTTCTACGCGACGCACCTCCTGACCGTTCTTGGGATCCTGGCTCGGATGGGCGTGCGCCAGGCGGATGTAGACGACCTCGCGCAGCTCGTCTTCGTGAAGGTCTACAAGAACTTCGACAAGGTCCCATCCGCAGGGGTCGAGGACTGGCTCGAGATGATCTGCGAACAGCAGGCGGCGGAGCACTACCGTCTCTACCGCCACCGCTTCGAGACACCCGAAGCAGACGTCGGCGTGGACGTGCCCAGCGACGAGAACCCGCACGAGCGCTTCGAGCATCATGAGCTCGATCAGGTCGTCAAACGCGTGCTCCAGACCATGGACGCGAAGCTCGTCGATGTACTGGTCAGGGCCGAGTTCAACGGGGAGTCGCTGCCGAAGATCGCCGCGGCGCTCGGAGTCTCGCGCAACACCGCGCAGGCCAGGCTCGTCGAGGCCAAGGATGTCTTCCGGCGCAGGGTAAAGAAGCTGTTCGGCCGGGACTTCACGCCGTTCATGCTGCTGCCCTTCGGTCTCGATACCGTCTTCCGCCCCGAGGACCTCACGCCCGACTTCATCGAGAGGGCGCGGCACGAGGTGTGGCGCCACGTCGCACGCGAGCTGGGCTTCGACGAGGAGCCTCCTCCCGCCCTCGCGCCTGCCCCGTCGCCGCCTTCCGAGCCGCCGGCTTCAGGCGAGCGGCTTATCCAGGCGGTCGGGCCTTCGGGCTCTGGTCCTGCTGTTCGGGCCACCGCGAAGGCGGTGCTCGAGCGCATCATCAAGCACCCGCTCTTCCTGGTCGGCGTCGGCGCGCTGGGCGGGGGTGGTGCGGTCGCGCTCTGGCCCCGGGACGAGTCGCCTGCCGCGCGGCATGCGGTGCCGATGGTGCTGTCCGTCGTGGTCGACGAGAGCGGGCGTGGTGAGAGCTCCTCTCACGGTGCGCTTCCGCCCGCCCCCGGACCGAGTCCCACCGTGGTTGTCGTCGCGCCCCCGCGCGCCGCGCCCGCCCCCGTGCCCGTCAACGACCCGGAGACGACAAACCTCGAACAAGCCCGGGAGATGCTCTCGCGCGGGGAGTTCGCCGAGGCGCTCGCCACCCTGCGACAGCATGAACGGGACTACAGGGGCAGTCATCACGCGGCGGTCCGGAACAAGTACATCGCCGCGGCGCTCGAGGGCCTGCGGCAGAACGATCAGAAGAGCGGCACTTCGCCCTGA
- a CDS encoding formylglycine-generating enzyme family protein yields MAPVQKRKHGRHSSSASYVHREGNMRLMVGWASRTWELGTRGLLLSALLCSSCAPRCGADTGATGSATPAESPAILPSGSARAPRPTDSSDMDAPKKTRSTRGSSEGCPDGMVRVEGGTLGTRRKAPVAIKTICVDRTEVTVQSHAECVAKGVCQEPGSGKACNWGVPGREQHPINCIDLANAEKYCKQKGARLPDFNEWEWAAEGRDAATSYPWGNSPPEDNACWSGMTKRTSTCPVGSFPSGDSPQGISDLSGNVSEWTTTAFLDMPGTFLLPGGSWWDQDPDALKAIAADHDVPGQRYHSIGFRCVKEL; encoded by the coding sequence ATGGCACCAGTGCAGAAACGAAAGCATGGGCGACACAGCTCGTCGGCGAGCTACGTGCACCGAGAAGGTAATATGCGCCTCATGGTCGGTTGGGCAAGCCGCACGTGGGAGCTAGGAACTCGTGGGCTGCTTCTTTCAGCATTGTTGTGTTCTTCCTGCGCCCCCCGATGTGGGGCTGACACGGGGGCGACGGGGTCAGCAACTCCAGCAGAAAGTCCAGCCATTCTTCCAAGCGGCAGCGCGCGGGCTCCCCGACCAACGGACTCCTCTGACATGGACGCGCCAAAGAAGACTCGGTCAACCAGAGGATCGAGCGAAGGATGCCCGGACGGCATGGTCAGGGTCGAGGGTGGAACGCTGGGTACTCGCAGAAAGGCTCCCGTCGCCATCAAAACCATCTGCGTCGACCGGACTGAGGTTACGGTGCAGAGCCACGCGGAGTGTGTTGCCAAGGGCGTCTGTCAGGAGCCAGGAAGCGGAAAGGCGTGCAACTGGGGGGTGCCGGGGCGTGAGCAGCATCCGATCAATTGCATTGACCTTGCCAATGCCGAGAAGTACTGCAAGCAAAAAGGCGCGCGGTTGCCGGATTTCAATGAATGGGAATGGGCTGCAGAAGGAAGAGATGCTGCCACGTCCTACCCATGGGGTAACTCACCGCCTGAGGATAACGCTTGCTGGTCAGGCATGACGAAGCGGACCAGCACATGTCCGGTCGGCTCGTTTCCCAGTGGGGACTCGCCGCAAGGTATTAGCGACCTGAGTGGGAACGTTTCGGAGTGGACGACGACAGCGTTCTTGGATATGCCGGGAACTTTTCTATTACCCGGGGGATCCTGGTGGGATCAGGACCCGGACGCGCTAAAGGCGATAGCGGCAGACCATGACGTTCCTGGGCAGAGATACCATTCAATCGGCTTTCGTTGCGTGAAAGAGTTGTAG